The genomic stretch catcttcatcacgaattaattaattctctcaaagaattaattcttgcaattcgaACCGTTGTCACGTTCCGAGatgtcttcgagtcttgatcaatcttccaaaatctcctcaaattataaagtggaagcgaatgacttacaagtataaattaaaaatttatactattgtaatttccGCTTAGTCGATTAGGCTCGTACTCGGCAtaatcctatactagactcaaaataaaattgggggtctaatattacatttttggttcatcaaaacaattacaatatattcctaacataatttgaataataacttgatatatatatttagttaaacttttaaacaacataatttaaaaaatacctCTAAGCTTCTAATTGTTGAGGAAGGAGTAAATcttcatcaatttcataatcttCAGAacctacaaatattattttagaatggTAAAGTAAATAAGTAATGAATactcaattaaaaataattcattgaaataaaatttcttaattTCAAGCGACCAACTTTGAGAACACATAAGTGCCTCCAAAATATCTGGATGAAGTCTACTACGATGAGGCGACAACAATCTACCACTAGTACTGAAAGCAGATTCTGAAGCAACGGTAGAAACGGGAATAGCTAATAAATCCTTTGCAACCTTACTCAAAGTTGGATATTTCTTTCCTTCAGTTTGCCACCATGATAAAACATCTAAATCATCATCAAATGGTGACCTCTTAGCCTTTAAATACAAGTCCAACTCTGATGTCTCAGCCAAATGTGTTGCACTTTCCATAAAAGTTTTCAATTTATCCCTAACTGGGTCACCCTTAGTCAAATCCTCCCCTCCAACAACAGATTGAGCGTGTTTACTTGAAGATGTTGCTATTGAAGAACACTCATAGTCACGGCACAAATCATTGCAATATGTCTTAACCCTCTCAATTTCTGATGCAGCTTTATCTCCATAAAATGTTTGAAAGAAGAACTGAATAACTCCTAACTTATACCTTGGATCAAGAACATTAGCTACAGCTAGAATCCCATGCACCACTTCCCAATATTTATCAAACTTTGCAAGCATACTCTTAGCCATATTTGCTATCACCAAATCATTTGAATCAACCCAATCGCACAAATTAACCTTAATCTCAGACATCAATAGGAAGAAAACATTTGAAGTTGGATATTTTCTTCCAGAAAATACATTTGATGCTTTATAAAACACTTTCAGTTTATCACAAATGTTCTCAGCTAACTCCCAATCTTGTTCAAATGAAAAGAAGACTCTTGTTGTTCCAAACGGTAAAAACATCTTTGTATTACAATGCAACAGAAAGCATCAAATAAGTAGAATTCCATCGAGTCTTACAATCCTGAACTAACTATTTTGAGTATTCTATGCCCAAATGTGTTGCACTTTCTTTAAATAGTTGTTGTCTTTTTGGTGTAGCTAACCAAAAACTAACACTATCTCTAACTCTTTCCAATCCATTCCCCCTCCCCATAACTTTTAGCCCATCTTGCACTATCAAATTCAAGATATGTGCACAACAACGCATATGGAAAAATTTTCCCCCAAATAAAAGATGCTTACGATTAAGCTTGAACATGTTATTTACTAAAGCATCATTAGTTGAACAATTATCAACAGTTATTGCAGACAACTTTCTCTCAAGATTCCAATCTAAAACACATTTCAACATTTCTTTTGAAAGAGCCAATGTTGTATGTGGAGCCGGGACATAAATAAACCTaacaaaaatacattataaacctaatataaatacacaataaaaaatttcacattAAGTAATCAACTTGcaagataaataatttcataaagtgTACATacctcaaaattaaattatgtagACTCCAATTGTTGTCCACAAAATGAGCTGTAATAGCCATGTACCCCTTCTTTCCATTAGATGAAGTCCACATATCCGTCGTCAATGTAACCTTACTTGCGCTTCTATTCATAGACTCAATAAGTGTGGTCTTTTGACCCTCATACTGCTTTAGAATATCCGCCCTAATTGTATTCCGACTAGGCACCTTGAACAAAGGTTGAGCAAGTTGTATGAACTCCCTAAAACCGGAATGCTCAACCATATAGAGTGAATACTCGTGCTAAACAATCATTCGACCAAGTCCCTGCCTAGTAGCTATGTGGTCAAATCTATAATTGTTTACATTCACATTTCCATCCTTGTCTTTATTGAAGGTCAGTGTTTGTTGCCTTAAGTGTTGGTAAGGTCTCATTTTACAAATCTTGTGATGATCATGCAAATGTTTTGTACCATTTTTACTCTCTCCCCCAAGTAGTTTCTTACAGTATTTACATTCCGCCTTGTTTAGCCCATTAACTTTAATCTTTGTAAAATGTTCCCAAACAGTTGACCTTAATCTTTTCTCACCAACTTGAGGCTCACGCTCACCTTCAAggtttataataaaaaaaaaatcaacttcaaCAGTTTGgagtaatttaaaaaacaaaatgtaaatttaatatttaataaatattagacTAGACAAGAAGCTCACCTTCAACAGTTTGACTAGTTCCTTGAGTTTCTTGAGTTTCTGCTTCATTCCTAGCACTAGGTGAATCCACGGGGGACGAATTA from Ipomoea triloba cultivar NCNSP0323 chromosome 12, ASM357664v1 encodes the following:
- the LOC115998713 gene encoding zinc finger BED domain-containing protein RICESLEEPER 2-like — encoded protein: MKQKLKKLKELVKLLKVPSRNTIRADILKQYEGQKTTLIESMNRSASKVTLTTDMWTSSNGKKGYMAITAHFVDNNWSLHNLILRFIYVPAPHTTLALSKEMLKCVLDWNLERKLSAITVDNCSTNDALVNNMFKLNRKHLLFGGKFFHMRCCAHILNLIVQDGLKVMGRGNGLERVRDSVSFWLATPKRQQLFKESATHLGIEYSK